One segment of Nostoc piscinale CENA21 DNA contains the following:
- a CDS encoding glutathione S-transferase family protein, with product MAIQNTLSTWEELLETARKNTSARRVKRPGQSPSTAPIPSSLHKLPPNTQPPVLLYRDTNSWCPFCERVWFALEEKEIPFATEFIDLSNKPKWYTDLVPTTLVPAAKIEEKLVYESKDILLALEEQFPSPALLPENPEENAVARQLVEEAETNGFREIAFKFLREAPSDADELAKLQAEFEAKLDEFEQALSKYPSPFFVSTFSIVDIMYSPHLDRLAANLPVYRGYHIKGNPRFPRINAWFDALNQRPAYHRVKSDNITNNLLLRRRWGVEPIGNPLPLDAADSENIQYRAEAAERLSDNQEVAIADIIKNSGIQALAVDGDLTTVKEAVDFHLRQLADYLIHGNGEILPGGRTGGKNSSVDPIFAAVGAITFAYLRNRICAPRDMSAGAATAFRAAIDKLLASVY from the coding sequence ATGGCTATTCAAAACACATTATCTACTTGGGAAGAACTTTTAGAAACTGCTAGAAAAAATACCTCTGCACGTAGAGTAAAAAGACCAGGACAATCACCTTCTACTGCACCAATACCCAGCAGTTTACATAAACTTCCCCCAAACACTCAACCGCCAGTCTTACTGTACCGAGATACTAATTCTTGGTGTCCTTTTTGTGAACGAGTTTGGTTTGCATTGGAAGAAAAAGAAATTCCTTTTGCAACGGAGTTTATTGATTTAAGCAATAAACCCAAGTGGTATACAGATTTGGTTCCTACAACTCTTGTCCCAGCTGCAAAAATTGAGGAGAAGTTGGTGTATGAATCTAAAGATATTCTCTTGGCTTTAGAAGAACAGTTTCCTAGTCCTGCATTATTGCCGGAGAATCCAGAGGAAAATGCTGTTGCTAGACAGTTAGTTGAAGAGGCTGAGACTAATGGATTTAGAGAGATTGCGTTTAAATTTTTGAGAGAAGCACCCAGTGATGCTGATGAGTTAGCAAAGTTACAAGCAGAATTTGAGGCGAAGTTAGATGAATTTGAGCAAGCTTTGAGTAAATATCCCAGCCCCTTCTTTGTCAGTACATTTAGCATAGTAGACATTATGTATAGCCCCCATCTCGATAGATTGGCGGCTAATTTACCTGTGTATCGGGGATATCACATCAAAGGAAATCCGCGCTTTCCTCGAATTAATGCTTGGTTTGATGCACTAAATCAACGTCCTGCTTATCATCGGGTGAAGTCGGATAATATTACTAACAATTTACTATTGCGTCGTCGATGGGGTGTAGAACCGATAGGAAATCCCTTACCTTTAGATGCAGCAGATAGCGAGAATATTCAATATCGCGCGGAAGCGGCTGAGAGGTTGAGCGATAATCAAGAAGTTGCGATCGCAGATATTATCAAAAATTCGGGAATCCAAGCTTTAGCAGTAGATGGTGACTTGACTACAGTTAAAGAAGCAGTTGATTTTCACCTGCGACAACTGGCTGATTATCTCATTCATGGCAATGGCGAAATTTTACCGGGTGGTCGAACTGGTGGTAAAAATAGCAGTGTTGATCCTATCTTCGCTGCTGTGGGGGCGATTACTTTTGCATATCTAAGAAATCGCATCTGTGCGCCGCGTGACATGAGTGCTGGTGCAGCAACGGCGTTTCGTGCGGCGATAGATAAGCTTTTGGCTTCTGTTTATTAA
- a CDS encoding isopenicillin N synthase family dioxygenase — MINSHVQVPIIDINALVSQTSKSYSVMAEQIRQACQDYGFFYIVGHGVDEQLQKQLENLSQQFFAQDEDTKLQIRMSLGGKAWRGYFPVGNELTSGKPDLKEGIYFGAELEDNHPLVKAGTLMHGRNLFPSNIPQLRETVLEYMHLMTQLGHRLMAGIALSLGLEESYFADRYTQDPLILFRIFNYPPNSSSQSQWGVGEHTDYGVLTILKQDNIGGLQVKSKSGWIDAPPIPNSFVCNIGDMLDRMTQGLYRSTPHRVRNLSTSNRLSFPFFFDPNFNVEVKPIELNNVVVNDDKSDRWDKASVHEFSGTYGDYLLNKVSKVFPELPQTVL; from the coding sequence ATGATAAACTCACACGTTCAAGTTCCCATAATTGATATTAATGCGCTGGTTTCCCAAACTAGCAAATCTTATTCTGTAATGGCAGAACAAATTAGACAAGCATGTCAAGATTACGGCTTCTTCTATATCGTCGGACATGGAGTAGACGAACAATTACAAAAACAATTAGAAAATCTCAGCCAACAATTTTTCGCACAGGATGAAGACACTAAACTGCAAATTCGGATGTCTCTTGGTGGTAAAGCATGGCGAGGATATTTTCCTGTAGGAAATGAATTGACATCAGGTAAACCAGACTTAAAAGAAGGTATTTATTTCGGTGCAGAACTAGAAGACAACCACCCATTGGTGAAAGCTGGTACACTAATGCACGGTCGCAACCTTTTTCCATCCAATATTCCCCAATTGCGAGAGACAGTGCTGGAATATATGCACTTAATGACTCAACTCGGACACAGGCTAATGGCTGGTATCGCTTTGAGTTTGGGATTAGAAGAATCTTACTTTGCAGACCGTTATACACAAGACCCATTAATATTATTTCGGATTTTTAATTATCCTCCTAATTCATCATCTCAATCTCAATGGGGCGTTGGCGAACATACAGACTACGGAGTATTAACTATTCTCAAGCAAGATAATATCGGTGGATTACAAGTCAAATCAAAGTCTGGTTGGATAGATGCACCTCCTATTCCTAATTCCTTTGTGTGTAACATTGGCGATATGCTCGATCGCATGACCCAAGGACTGTATCGTTCAACACCCCACCGCGTTCGGAATTTATCAACAAGTAATCGCCTATCATTTCCTTTTTTCTTCGATCCCAATTTCAATGTTGAAGTCAAACCCATTGAATTAAACAACGTAGTAGTGAATGATGATAAAAGCGATCGCTGGGATAAAGCCAGTGTTCATGAATTTAGCGGCACATACGGCGATTATCTGTTAAACAAAGTCTCCAAAGTCTTCCCAGAACTACCCCAAACAGTGCTTTAA
- a CDS encoding NADP(H)-dependent aldo-keto reductase: protein MQYNQLGNSDLQVSEICLGTMTYGRQNTIEEAYQQLDHAISQGVNFIDAAEMYPVPPSAETYGFTESYIGEWLKHQQREQLIIATKIAGPGRGFKWLRDGAKAIDRDNIKQAVDDSLKRLQTDYIDLYQIHWPDRYVPRFGQTVFDPSQLKETVPIVEQLEVFADVIKAGKIRYIGLSNETPWGVVQFSQAAKQFDLPKVVSIQNAYNLLNRVFDGALAEAVYYENVPLLAYSPLGFGYLTGKYLNGKPEKARVTLFENFGQRYLKPNVNKSVAAYVEIAQRHQLSPAQLAIAFVRSRWFVASTIIGATTLEQLKENIESINVVLDKEILAEIDAVHTQYPNPAP, encoded by the coding sequence ATGCAATATAACCAATTAGGAAATAGTGACTTACAAGTTTCGGAAATTTGCCTTGGTACAATGACTTATGGGCGACAAAATACTATAGAAGAAGCCTACCAGCAGCTAGATCATGCAATTAGCCAAGGAGTGAACTTCATTGACGCGGCTGAGATGTACCCAGTACCACCCAGTGCTGAAACCTATGGCTTCACCGAAAGTTATATTGGAGAATGGTTAAAACATCAACAGCGAGAACAACTCATAATTGCTACTAAAATTGCGGGGCCTGGTCGCGGTTTTAAATGGTTGCGTGATGGAGCCAAAGCAATTGACAGAGATAATATCAAGCAAGCGGTGGATGATAGCCTCAAAAGGTTACAGACAGACTATATCGATTTATATCAAATCCATTGGCCTGACCGCTATGTTCCACGTTTTGGACAAACAGTGTTTGACCCCTCTCAATTAAAGGAAACAGTTCCTATAGTTGAACAGCTAGAAGTTTTTGCTGATGTCATTAAAGCCGGTAAAATTCGCTATATTGGCTTAAGTAATGAGACTCCTTGGGGAGTTGTCCAATTTAGCCAAGCAGCTAAACAATTTGATTTACCAAAAGTTGTCTCGATTCAAAATGCTTATAATTTACTCAATCGAGTTTTTGATGGCGCACTTGCAGAAGCAGTTTATTACGAAAACGTTCCTCTACTCGCTTATAGTCCTTTGGGATTTGGTTATTTAACTGGTAAATATCTCAACGGTAAACCAGAAAAAGCAAGAGTTACTTTGTTTGAAAACTTTGGTCAGCGATATTTAAAGCCAAATGTCAATAAATCAGTTGCCGCTTATGTAGAAATAGCTCAACGCCATCAACTAAGCCCTGCTCAATTAGCTATTGCATTTGTGCGGAGTCGTTGGTTTGTTGCAAGTACAATTATTGGTGCTACCACACTAGAGCAACTCAAAGAAAATATAGAAAGCATCAATGTAGTTCTCGACAAAGAAATTCTGGCAGAAATAGACGCAGTTCATACTCAATATCCAAATCCAGCACCCTAA
- a CDS encoding aryl-sulfate sulfotransferase, with translation MTIATASVDQNTIRRRGTGLKAYNPDKVYKGYTLFTPLTGNGEVYLLNLEGDIVHQWNLPYPPGLYGYLLPNGNLFYNGKTPEIPPRFLLWDAFKGGVVLEADPKGNIIWEYKHPDHHHDGRRLRNGNTILLAIEKIPQSLIPDIKGGVAGTEADGDIYADVLYEVTPGGEIVWTWHAYEHLDPDIFTITPQDQRHEWTHGNTVGELADSNIIVSFRNISTVAIIDRNTGEIIWTLGDDILAQQHFPNELANGNILIFDNGAHRRHTALNFSRVIEVSRQTKEIVWEYTDNPPQNFFSSYISGAQRLPNGNTLITEGAYGRIFEVTVSGEIVWEYINPHFAARNLDDKSAVARGEQNSVFRAFRYAPEEVPWL, from the coding sequence ATGACGATCGCAACAGCATCAGTTGATCAAAATACTATCCGTCGCCGTGGTACTGGTTTAAAAGCTTATAACCCAGACAAAGTATATAAGGGTTATACACTTTTCACACCACTTACAGGTAATGGAGAAGTCTATCTTCTCAACCTGGAAGGAGATATTGTACATCAATGGAATTTACCTTATCCTCCGGGTTTATATGGTTATCTCTTACCTAACGGGAATCTTTTTTATAACGGTAAAACCCCAGAAATTCCGCCGCGTTTTCTTTTGTGGGATGCTTTTAAAGGTGGAGTTGTCTTAGAAGCAGATCCCAAGGGAAATATTATCTGGGAGTATAAACATCCAGATCATCATCACGATGGACGCAGACTTCGCAACGGGAACACAATTTTATTAGCCATTGAAAAGATACCTCAGTCTTTGATTCCCGATATCAAAGGCGGTGTAGCGGGAACAGAAGCAGACGGTGACATCTATGCTGATGTGCTTTACGAAGTTACACCTGGGGGTGAAATTGTTTGGACTTGGCACGCCTACGAACATCTAGACCCAGATATTTTTACTATCACACCCCAAGACCAACGACACGAATGGACTCACGGCAATACTGTAGGTGAACTCGCTGACAGCAATATTATAGTCAGCTTTCGTAACATCTCTACTGTCGCAATTATCGATCGCAACACAGGAGAAATTATCTGGACACTTGGAGATGACATACTAGCACAACAGCACTTTCCTAACGAATTAGCTAATGGCAATATCCTGATTTTTGACAATGGCGCACATCGCCGTCATACTGCGCTGAATTTCTCGCGTGTGATTGAAGTCAGTCGTCAAACTAAAGAGATTGTTTGGGAATACACCGACAACCCACCTCAAAACTTCTTCAGTTCATACATATCAGGCGCACAGCGTCTACCTAACGGCAACACTTTAATTACAGAAGGTGCTTACGGTCGGATATTTGAGGTGACAGTTTCAGGAGAGATTGTCTGGGAATATATCAATCCTCACTTTGCAGCACGAAATCTGGACGATAAGTCAGCAGTGGCGCGTGGAGAGCAAAATTCAGTCTTTCGCGCTTTTCGTTATGCGCCTGAAGAAGTGCCTTGGCTGTAG
- a CDS encoding four-helix bundle copper-binding protein translates to MMMETESLLAEMEACKQICIECQNTCIDTLKYCKNQNSQYIDMTVLTMLRDCAEMCMMCVNMINDGSEFMGNTCSLCAQICDRTAMVCEKMSSNVTIMLCAAICRKCAQSCNAMGLNSASYFRRSSLVSADALLSN, encoded by the coding sequence ATGATGATGGAAACTGAATCTTTACTCGCTGAAATGGAAGCTTGCAAGCAAATCTGCATTGAATGTCAAAATACCTGTATTGACACACTTAAGTACTGCAAGAATCAGAATAGTCAATACATAGATATGACAGTGCTTACCATGTTGCGAGACTGTGCAGAAATGTGCATGATGTGCGTCAACATGATTAATGATGGTTCTGAGTTCATGGGGAATACCTGTAGTTTGTGCGCTCAAATTTGCGATCGCACCGCAATGGTTTGTGAAAAGATGAGTAGCAATGTCACAATAATGCTGTGTGCAGCTATTTGTCGCAAGTGCGCTCAAAGTTGTAACGCAATGGGACTCAATTCTGCTTCTTATTTCCGTAGGTCAAGTTTAGTGTCAGCAGATGCACTACTGTCTAACTAA
- a CDS encoding phosphate/phosphite/phosphonate ABC transporter substrate-binding protein, translating into MNIDKSLQIISYLAPNWLEFYQAIAVYLNRVLEIEFQIQQGECDPLEDPLLLQNKLDLAFICGLPLIRYSQIVPNQLKTLVAPVMQSSRYNNYPVYYADVIVNANSNIQKFTDLAGKTFCYNDLGSNSGYNLVCHRLTQEKYPENFFSKTLQSGSHQCSIRWVVEGLADCAAIDSVVLEQELKDAPELSQHLRVVEVLGPSPMPPLVVAQRLGISLIEQMQLALLQPDAQLQRVMQQFGVKRFAAVKLEDYQILNQIYSVGAARRRHRAVVSLST; encoded by the coding sequence ATGAATATAGATAAAAGCTTACAAATAATATCTTATCTTGCGCCTAATTGGTTGGAATTTTATCAAGCGATCGCAGTTTATTTAAATCGTGTTTTAGAAATAGAATTTCAAATACAACAAGGTGAATGTGACCCTTTAGAAGACCCTCTGTTACTTCAAAACAAGTTAGACTTAGCTTTTATTTGTGGATTACCACTAATTCGCTATAGTCAAATAGTTCCCAACCAATTAAAAACATTGGTTGCACCTGTGATGCAATCATCACGATATAACAACTACCCTGTTTACTATGCAGATGTAATTGTCAATGCTAATAGTAATATCCAAAAGTTTACAGATTTAGCAGGGAAAACATTTTGTTATAACGACCTTGGTTCTAATAGTGGTTACAATTTAGTCTGTCATCGGTTAACTCAAGAAAAATATCCTGAAAATTTCTTTAGTAAAACGCTACAATCAGGTTCTCATCAGTGTTCAATTCGCTGGGTAGTTGAAGGATTAGCAGATTGTGCAGCGATTGATAGTGTGGTATTAGAACAAGAATTAAAGGATGCTCCCGAATTATCACAGCATTTGCGTGTGGTAGAAGTGTTGGGGCCTTCTCCTATGCCACCTTTAGTAGTAGCACAGCGTTTAGGTATATCTTTAATTGAGCAAATGCAATTAGCATTACTCCAACCAGATGCTCAGTTACAAAGAGTAATGCAACAATTTGGAGTCAAGCGTTTTGCAGCAGTAAAGTTAGAAGATTATCAAATATTAAATCAGATTTATAGCGTAGGCGCAGCCCGTCGTAGACATCGTGCTGTTGTTAGTTTATCTACATAA
- a CDS encoding tetratricopeptide repeat protein, translating into MLKDAQGLVVTTDSPKAIAAINRFIDQALCYGKDAETAILQAIEADPTCALAHAYAAAYYLTQENRKAWQQAQPYLQTAQQNLAKITDREQLYVQAISAWANQEIDVAIAIHEKITNKYPHDLISVQQGQYHYFYMGDKEKLLQIAQKVVSSNPGNHYLYGMVAFGLEQCHQLKAAEKIARQAIALNRYDPWAHHAIAHVMETQGRVDEGIVWMESFADTWENCNSMLYTHNWWHIALYYLQLKNYQKVLKLYDTHIWERANKQSPKDQVGAISLLLRLELHGVNVGDRWQSISPYLYSRIEEHALPFQDLHYVYALAKAGHYDWVNQMLASMQYHTLSINPFVRQRWIEVAIPAARGMVAHAKGDFHTTVTELKPVLSRLHEIGGSNAQRVLFRQVYQDAVLAAQKQSWVYGITA; encoded by the coding sequence ATGCTTAAAGATGCACAAGGACTAGTAGTTACAACAGATTCACCCAAAGCGATCGCAGCTATTAACCGTTTTATCGATCAAGCACTTTGCTATGGCAAAGATGCAGAAACAGCAATTTTGCAAGCAATTGAAGCAGATCCAACTTGTGCATTAGCCCATGCTTATGCGGCGGCTTATTATCTCACCCAAGAAAACCGCAAAGCTTGGCAGCAAGCTCAACCATATCTGCAAACTGCACAACAAAATTTAGCCAAGATTACCGACAGAGAACAGTTATATGTGCAAGCAATTTCAGCTTGGGCAAATCAAGAGATTGATGTAGCGATCGCCATTCATGAGAAAATCACAAATAAGTATCCCCATGATTTGATTTCTGTGCAGCAGGGACAGTATCACTATTTTTACATGGGTGACAAAGAAAAATTATTGCAAATCGCCCAGAAAGTTGTATCTAGCAATCCCGGAAATCATTATTTATACGGTATGGTGGCGTTTGGATTAGAACAATGCCATCAACTAAAAGCAGCCGAAAAGATAGCACGTCAAGCGATCGCATTAAATAGATATGATCCTTGGGCGCATCATGCGATCGCTCATGTGATGGAAACTCAAGGAAGAGTGGATGAGGGGATAGTTTGGATGGAGAGTTTTGCAGATACTTGGGAAAACTGCAACTCTATGCTCTACACTCACAACTGGTGGCACATTGCTTTATATTATTTGCAGTTAAAAAACTATCAGAAAGTTCTCAAACTCTACGACACGCATATATGGGAACGTGCTAACAAACAATCTCCTAAAGACCAAGTAGGAGCAATTTCATTATTATTGCGCTTAGAATTGCACGGTGTAAATGTGGGCGATCGTTGGCAAAGTATCAGCCCTTATCTTTACAGCCGGATTGAAGAACACGCACTACCGTTCCAAGATTTACATTATGTCTACGCCCTCGCCAAAGCTGGACATTATGACTGGGTGAATCAGATGCTTGCAAGTATGCAGTATCACACCTTGAGTATCAATCCTTTTGTGCGACAGCGTTGGATAGAAGTAGCCATTCCCGCCGCTAGAGGTATGGTAGCTCATGCCAAAGGCGATTTTCACACCACAGTTACAGAACTCAAACCTGTTTTATCGCGCCTGCATGAGATTGGAGGAAGTAACGCACAGCGAGTGTTGTTTAGGCAAGTTTATCAAGATGCAGTGTTAGCAGCACAAAAGCAGAGTTGGGTTTACGGGATTACTGCCTGA
- the ssuD gene encoding FMNH2-dependent alkanesulfonate monooxygenase — MQLLWFIPTHGEGRYLGTAIGGRVTNFDYWRQIAQAVDHLGFAGALLPTGRSCEDAWILASTLVTHTKQMKFLVAIRPGLMSPAVAARMAATFDRISGGRLLINVVTGGDPVELAGDGLHLSHDDRYKLTDEFLAVWRQIAASETTNFQGDYLNIQSGKLLFPTVQKPHPPLWFGGSSAIAQEIAAKHVDVYLTWGEPPEQVAQKISSVRRLAEAQGRTLRFGIRLHVIVRETESQAWDAANNLIRYVDEDAIAQAQKAYARMDSEGQHRMTTLHNGSREALEISPNLWAGIGLVRGGAGTALVGDPDTVARRMLEYQDLGIDTFIFSGYPHLEEAYRVAELLFPRLPLQNQPTQQPQLLSPFGEVVANQEFPKPQIATVD; from the coding sequence ATGCAGCTACTTTGGTTTATTCCGACTCACGGTGAAGGGCGCTATTTAGGTACTGCCATAGGTGGACGCGTCACTAACTTTGATTACTGGCGGCAGATTGCTCAAGCCGTGGATCATTTAGGTTTTGCAGGGGCATTACTACCAACAGGCCGTTCTTGCGAAGATGCTTGGATTTTGGCATCAACTTTAGTAACGCACACCAAGCAAATGAAATTTTTGGTAGCGATACGTCCAGGGTTGATGTCACCAGCAGTAGCAGCACGAATGGCAGCTACATTTGATCGCATTTCTGGCGGACGGTTGTTAATTAACGTCGTCACCGGGGGCGATCCTGTAGAGTTGGCAGGAGATGGATTGCACCTTTCCCATGACGATCGCTACAAATTAACAGATGAATTTTTAGCAGTCTGGCGACAGATAGCAGCCTCAGAAACTACCAACTTCCAAGGAGACTATCTCAATATCCAAAGTGGTAAGCTGTTATTCCCTACAGTTCAGAAACCTCATCCGCCCTTGTGGTTTGGAGGTTCTTCCGCCATTGCTCAAGAAATTGCTGCCAAACACGTAGATGTATATTTAACTTGGGGCGAACCACCAGAACAAGTCGCCCAAAAGATATCCTCTGTACGCCGACTAGCCGAAGCGCAAGGGAGAACACTACGTTTTGGGATTCGGTTGCACGTCATTGTACGCGAGACAGAAAGCCAAGCCTGGGATGCAGCCAACAATTTAATTCGGTATGTCGATGAAGATGCGATCGCCCAAGCCCAAAAAGCATACGCACGCATGGATTCCGAAGGACAACACCGCATGACAACACTACACAACGGCTCTCGTGAAGCCTTAGAAATTAGCCCCAACTTATGGGCAGGAATCGGCTTAGTGCGTGGTGGCGCAGGGACAGCCTTAGTAGGCGATCCCGATACCGTTGCAAGAAGGATGTTGGAATATCAAGACTTAGGTATCGACACCTTCATCTTCTCTGGATATCCCCACTTAGAAGAAGCCTATCGAGTAGCAGAATTACTCTTCCCTCGCCTACCCTTACAGAATCAACCAACACAACAACCACAACTACTAAGCCCCTTTGGTGAAGTCGTCGCCAACCAAGAATTCCCCAAACCACAAATCGCCACCGTAGACTAA
- the ssuE gene encoding NADPH-dependent FMN reductase — MTHILAIAGSPSHPSRTYSILEHIAKTLSQQGLNIDIISVRDIPAEDLAFGRYDSTALQQPKALLEKASGVIIATPIYKAAYTGVLKAFLDLLPQKALTGKVLLPIATGGTIAHLLSVEYALKPVLSELGARHILSTVYAVDKQIQIQPDGSVQLDAEIAQRLQDVLKEFAVAVNHTQDATQELALTNN; from the coding sequence ATGACACATATATTAGCCATAGCAGGCAGTCCCTCTCACCCTTCCAGAACCTACAGCATTTTAGAACATATTGCCAAAACCCTATCACAGCAAGGATTAAACATAGATATCATCTCAGTGCGAGACATACCTGCTGAAGATTTAGCATTCGGACGTTACGATAGCACCGCATTACAACAACCAAAAGCTTTACTCGAAAAAGCAAGCGGCGTAATTATTGCTACCCCTATATATAAAGCTGCTTACACAGGTGTACTGAAAGCATTTTTAGACTTATTACCCCAGAAAGCCTTAACAGGCAAAGTTTTACTTCCTATAGCTACAGGTGGGACAATCGCTCATTTATTATCAGTAGAATATGCCTTAAAACCCGTATTATCTGAACTAGGCGCACGCCATATATTAAGTACAGTTTACGCAGTCGATAAGCAAATTCAAATTCAGCCTGATGGTAGCGTGCAACTAGATGCAGAAATAGCCCAAAGATTGCAAGATGTCCTCAAAGAGTTTGCTGTCGCAGTGAATCATACCCAGGATGCAACTCAAGAATTGGCACTCACTAATAATTAA
- the cysE gene encoding serine O-acetyltransferase has protein sequence MLLTDLRTISERDPAARNWLEILFCYPGVQALMFHRLTHWLYKIGIPFVPRLISTISRFLTGIEIHPGAKIGKGVFIDHGMGVVIGETAIVGDYALIYQGVTLGGTGKESGKRHPTLGENVVVGAGAKVLGNIQIGDNVRIGAGSVVLRDVPSNTTVVGVPGRLIKVDNHADVLAHGKIRDVEAEVIRALFERVKYLEQQVEQLDINVHLSTNEENNQHIDETKAESNLVIEEFLDGAGI, from the coding sequence ATGCTTCTAACTGACTTACGTACAATTTCTGAACGCGATCCCGCAGCCCGTAATTGGCTAGAGATTTTATTCTGTTATCCCGGCGTTCAAGCTTTGATGTTTCATCGTCTTACCCACTGGTTGTACAAAATCGGGATTCCTTTTGTACCGCGATTGATTTCTACTATCAGTCGGTTTTTGACGGGTATTGAAATTCATCCTGGTGCAAAGATTGGTAAAGGCGTATTTATCGACCACGGTATGGGTGTAGTCATTGGTGAAACAGCTATTGTTGGTGACTATGCCCTCATTTATCAAGGTGTCACCCTCGGCGGTACAGGCAAAGAAAGCGGTAAGCGCCATCCTACTTTGGGTGAGAATGTTGTCGTTGGGGCTGGTGCAAAAGTGTTGGGTAATATTCAAATAGGTGACAACGTTCGCATTGGTGCAGGTTCAGTAGTTCTGCGCGATGTCCCCAGCAACACGACTGTAGTAGGTGTTCCAGGACGTTTGATTAAGGTTGATAATCATGCTGATGTTTTAGCACATGGGAAAATCCGAGATGTAGAAGCAGAGGTAATTCGCGCTCTGTTTGAACGTGTTAAATACTTGGAACAGCAGGTAGAACAGTTAGATATTAACGTGCATCTATCTACCAACGAAGAAAACAATCAACACATCGATGAGACTAAAGCTGAAAGCAACTTAGTCATTGAAGAGTTTTTAGATGGTGCAGGAATTTAA
- a CDS encoding RrF2 family transcriptional regulator, whose translation MDLSAKVEYALLALLELANHYVRKTPITMSDISAKHPIPERYLEQILSNLRRAGVVQSQRGSRGGFILVREPRQLTLLEVVIMLDGEQKEKEISAEGNLEKSLVGEIWRQADVAAQAVLSQYTIQDLCDQRETRLQKSQMYYI comes from the coding sequence TTGGATCTGTCTGCCAAGGTGGAATATGCTCTATTGGCACTTTTAGAGTTAGCGAACCATTATGTTCGCAAAACCCCCATCACTATGAGTGATATATCTGCCAAACATCCGATTCCAGAGCGTTATCTAGAGCAAATTCTTTCCAACTTGCGGCGAGCGGGTGTGGTGCAGAGTCAACGTGGTTCTAGAGGTGGGTTTATCTTGGTGCGTGAACCTCGACAACTAACTTTGTTGGAAGTCGTAATTATGTTGGATGGAGAACAGAAAGAAAAAGAAATCTCTGCGGAAGGAAATTTAGAAAAAAGCTTGGTAGGGGAGATTTGGCGACAAGCAGATGTAGCGGCGCAAGCTGTTTTAAGCCAATATACTATCCAAGATTTGTGTGATCAACGAGAAACACGTTTACAAAAAAGTCAGATGTATTACATATAG